A portion of the Adhaeribacter radiodurans genome contains these proteins:
- a CDS encoding DUF2798 domain-containing protein, translating to MRKQNVPKAAAKSTVRKNKFRFNKANLKRQVILIFIISFFISTALILYVFGFPTGFFGRLFSSTFVFFLLISVTVMGIIPLVNYVFNRWLR from the coding sequence ATGAGAAAGCAAAATGTACCGAAGGCTGCGGCCAAATCAACTGTACGAAAAAATAAGTTCCGATTTAATAAAGCTAACTTAAAGCGGCAGGTTATCTTGATTTTTATTATTAGTTTCTTTATTTCTACGGCTTTAATATTGTACGTTTTTGGATTCCCGACGGGCTTTTTTGGTCGTTTGTTTAGTTCTACATTTGTTTTTTTCCTGCTGATTAGCGTTACCGTGATGGGTATTATTCCGCTGGTAAACTATGTATTCAATCGTTGGTTACGCTAA
- a CDS encoding ScyD/ScyE family protein, with amino-acid sequence MRTKITFLLSLLLLLGTTACEEFYEIVDELKPKPPKVKDFVSGLNSPIGIEADAAGQLWVTEAGTGNTPTGTSDGQVSLITPEGKVYPVAKGFSSFKSSEGVVNGLNHLILKDGMLWVLHGIEGRLYKLDVSTFQPGDAPKQAKDLEYEDLGKFILGYDFKDETNESNIYNITVGPDDDFYIADAAANAIIRRDAESGELSVFAEVPAIAGTGSGELPDAQSVPTAIAYDGERFLVSTFTGFPFPAKKAVIYELDLQGNVSVYQSGFSNLTDLKLGTDRHPVVVEYSNFTGQGFAPDAGSFIFASRRKNVTLLNNLNFPTSIERSGLKTYYILYNTGGKIQRAVF; translated from the coding sequence ATGCGCACCAAAATTACTTTTTTACTATCCTTATTGTTGTTGCTAGGCACTACTGCTTGCGAAGAATTTTATGAAATTGTAGATGAACTAAAACCGAAGCCACCCAAAGTAAAAGATTTTGTGAGCGGTTTAAATTCGCCAATTGGCATAGAAGCCGATGCGGCAGGCCAGTTATGGGTAACAGAAGCAGGTACCGGCAATACTCCCACAGGTACCAGTGACGGACAAGTTTCTTTAATTACTCCCGAAGGTAAAGTGTATCCGGTAGCCAAAGGCTTTAGTTCTTTTAAAAGTTCGGAAGGAGTAGTGAATGGCCTTAATCACCTTATTTTAAAAGATGGCATGTTATGGGTTTTACACGGAATAGAAGGCAGGCTTTACAAATTAGATGTTTCTACATTTCAGCCGGGCGATGCGCCTAAGCAAGCCAAAGATTTAGAATACGAAGATTTAGGTAAGTTTATTTTAGGATATGATTTTAAAGATGAGACCAACGAATCTAATATTTACAATATAACTGTTGGCCCGGATGATGATTTTTACATTGCCGATGCGGCCGCCAACGCCATTATTCGTCGTGATGCCGAATCCGGAGAATTAAGTGTTTTTGCCGAAGTTCCGGCAATTGCGGGCACCGGCAGCGGAGAACTACCTGATGCTCAATCGGTACCAACAGCCATTGCTTATGATGGAGAAAGATTTTTAGTTTCCACCTTCACCGGATTTCCTTTCCCGGCCAAAAAAGCCGTTATCTACGAGCTTGATTTGCAAGGCAACGTTTCGGTGTATCAATCTGGCTTTTCGAACTTAACAGATTTAAAACTAGGTACCGACCGGCATCCGGTAGTGGTAGAATACAGCAACTTTACCGGCCAAGGTTTTGCACCGGATGCCGGCAGTTTTATTTTCGCCAGCCGCCGCAAGAACGTAACGTTGTTAAATAATTTAAATTTCCCTACTTCCATTGAAAGAAGCGGCCTTAAAACGTATTATATCCTTTACAACACCGGCGGTAAAATACAACGAGCGGTATTTTAA
- the cobA gene encoding uroporphyrinogen-III C-methyltransferase yields MSSKIPRVTLVGAGPGDVDLLTIKGAKALAAADLVLYDALVNPALLDLVPADKPRIFVGKRSGKHEYPQEEINTLIVKYALEYGHVVRLKGGDPFVFGRGYEEIQFSAQHGVATEVIPGISSAIAVPASQNIPLTSRGVSESFWVITGATKYGQISSDIALAAQSSATVVILMGMKNLEDITRVFQVLGKNTTPVAIIQNGTLPNERLLCGTIDTICQLAQEQNITSPAIIVIGGVVDLRFNSARKQEILQQVNLFQNPASEE; encoded by the coding sequence ATGAGTTCTAAAATTCCGCGGGTTACTTTAGTGGGCGCAGGCCCCGGCGATGTAGATTTACTAACCATTAAAGGGGCGAAAGCGTTAGCCGCCGCTGATTTGGTACTCTACGATGCTCTTGTTAATCCGGCTTTACTTGATCTGGTACCTGCCGATAAACCCCGCATATTTGTGGGCAAACGTTCCGGTAAACACGAGTATCCGCAGGAAGAAATTAACACCTTAATTGTTAAATACGCATTAGAATACGGCCACGTAGTGCGCCTAAAAGGCGGCGACCCATTTGTGTTTGGGCGAGGTTACGAGGAAATTCAGTTTTCGGCTCAACACGGCGTTGCTACCGAGGTAATTCCGGGTATTAGCAGCGCTATTGCTGTACCCGCCTCTCAGAATATTCCGCTCACCAGCCGGGGGGTAAGCGAAAGTTTTTGGGTAATTACCGGCGCTACTAAATATGGACAAATTTCGTCGGATATTGCCTTAGCGGCCCAGTCTTCGGCTACCGTGGTAATATTAATGGGCATGAAAAACCTAGAAGATATTACCCGGGTATTTCAGGTATTAGGTAAAAACACTACCCCGGTAGCAATTATTCAGAACGGAACTTTGCCTAACGAGCGCCTGCTTTGCGGAACCATTGATACTATTTGCCAGTTAGCGCAGGAACAAAATATTACTTCACCGGCCATTATCGTAATTGGGGGGGTAGTAGATCTACGTTTTAATTCGGCCCGGAAACAAGAAATACTCCAACAAGTCAATTTATTTCAAAATCCTGCTTCGGAAGAATAA
- a CDS encoding Gfo/Idh/MocA family oxidoreductase gives MEDQQNTSEQSKNAFNRRDFIKGAALTAASFYIFPRHVLGGPGFVAPSDKFNIAGVGVGGMGRSNLLNLSSQNIVALCDVDWDFAGKAFDRLTSDAEKAQARLKDAATDKDRQNITNQINNFNQLKAQYPKAKRFKDYREMLDKMSKDIDGVVVATPDHTHAVIAMEAMRRKKHVYVQKPLTYTVHEARALAEAARKYKVITQMGNQGHSSEGARLINEWIWDGAIGKVSTVYAWTNRPIWPQGIPRPTETIATPEGLDWEVFLGPAPLRPYNPAYHPFKWRGWVDYGASALGDMGAHLLDHPNWALKLGAPVSVEATSTPFGGGNNKQDLATYPSGSMVTYEFAARENMPPVTLTWFDGGLMPPKPTEMGPDENMDKSGGVLMIGDKGKLMHETYGSNPRLLPASRMAEYKQPAKTIPRIDVSHEMDWVRCAKDGKKQPSSNFDYAGPLTETMLLGIIATRFTGKKLLWDSAKMQFTNAPEANPFVTREYRSGWSLTA, from the coding sequence ATGGAAGACCAGCAAAATACTTCAGAACAAAGTAAAAACGCTTTCAACCGTCGTGATTTTATAAAAGGCGCTGCTTTAACCGCTGCCTCTTTTTATATTTTTCCGCGGCACGTATTAGGTGGACCCGGTTTTGTAGCCCCGAGCGACAAATTTAATATTGCCGGCGTTGGAGTAGGCGGCATGGGACGCTCTAATTTACTTAATTTATCGAGCCAGAATATTGTAGCCTTATGTGATGTAGACTGGGATTTTGCGGGGAAAGCTTTTGATAGATTAACCAGCGATGCCGAAAAAGCACAAGCCCGGCTAAAAGATGCTGCTACCGATAAAGATCGGCAAAATATAACCAATCAGATTAACAACTTTAATCAACTAAAAGCTCAGTATCCAAAAGCCAAGCGGTTTAAAGATTACCGCGAAATGCTGGATAAAATGAGTAAGGATATTGATGGGGTAGTGGTGGCTACACCAGATCATACGCATGCCGTTATTGCCATGGAAGCGATGCGCCGGAAGAAACACGTGTACGTGCAAAAGCCTTTAACCTATACCGTACACGAAGCCCGCGCTTTGGCCGAAGCGGCCCGCAAATACAAAGTTATCACGCAAATGGGTAATCAAGGGCATTCCAGCGAAGGTGCCCGTTTAATAAATGAATGGATTTGGGATGGTGCCATTGGTAAAGTAAGTACCGTGTACGCCTGGACGAACCGCCCGATCTGGCCACAGGGCATTCCGCGGCCTACCGAAACCATAGCTACTCCCGAAGGTTTGGACTGGGAAGTATTTTTGGGGCCGGCTCCGTTGCGGCCTTACAACCCGGCTTACCATCCGTTTAAATGGCGGGGTTGGGTAGATTACGGTGCCAGTGCTCTCGGCGATATGGGTGCGCACTTACTCGACCACCCGAACTGGGCCTTAAAACTAGGCGCTCCTGTAAGCGTAGAAGCTACCAGCACGCCTTTTGGTGGTGGTAACAATAAACAAGATTTAGCTACTTACCCGAGCGGCTCTATGGTGACGTATGAATTTGCCGCCCGCGAAAATATGCCTCCGGTAACGCTTACCTGGTTCGATGGGGGTTTAATGCCGCCGAAACCAACTGAAATGGGACCGGATGAAAATATGGATAAAAGCGGCGGGGTACTGATGATTGGTGATAAAGGTAAACTGATGCACGAAACCTATGGTTCTAACCCGCGCTTATTACCTGCCAGCCGCATGGCCGAATACAAGCAACCAGCTAAAACTATTCCCCGGATAGATGTAAGTCACGAAATGGACTGGGTACGTTGCGCGAAAGATGGTAAAAAACAGCCTTCGTCTAACTTCGACTATGCCGGTCCATTAACCGAAACCATGCTGCTGGGTATTATTGCTACCCGGTTTACCGGTAAAAAATTATTGTGGGATTCGGCCAAAATGCAGTTTACCAATGCTCCGGAAGCAAACCCATTTGTAACCCGCGAATACCGCTCTGGCTGGAGTTTAACGGCTTAA
- a CDS encoding glycosyltransferase translates to MFFLLICWSVLGLYAWIILRRWRAWLTLPPVGNSLDFAQTFLSVLIPVRNEAAHIRALLQDLEQQTYPKQNFEVLVIDDNSDDETAALVGVFKEKSKLPVRLICLQDYPGLQQKKAAITKGVALAKGELIVQTDGDCRVTPDWLFTLAQHYERTNARCISGPVCLSTDGSWFEGMQVVEFASLIGVGGASIAVGKPNMCNGANLAYAREAFLEVQGFTGNAHLASGDDEFLMHEIAKRYAGKVSFLKDKRAIVYTAAQKSVTAFFNQRIRWASKWPNYSEWSVKFLAVLVFGVNFLLFLAFMAWLGGGFGNWQVAALFSCKLSVDGIFLLAVLHFLNRKRYIIYLLPLQLVYIPYVLYTALRGLRGTYYWKGRQVTT, encoded by the coding sequence ATGTTTTTTCTCCTGATCTGTTGGAGTGTTTTAGGCCTTTACGCCTGGATTATTCTTCGTAGGTGGCGTGCCTGGCTTACTCTGCCTCCGGTAGGTAATTCTTTAGATTTTGCCCAGACTTTTTTATCGGTGCTTATTCCGGTACGCAACGAAGCGGCCCATATTAGAGCTCTGTTGCAAGATTTAGAACAACAAACTTACCCCAAACAAAACTTTGAAGTACTGGTTATAGATGATAACTCAGATGATGAAACAGCGGCATTAGTGGGGGTATTTAAAGAAAAAAGTAAATTGCCGGTGCGGCTGATTTGTTTGCAGGATTACCCGGGCTTGCAGCAAAAAAAAGCCGCTATTACAAAAGGAGTAGCCTTAGCTAAAGGCGAGTTAATAGTGCAAACCGATGGAGATTGCCGGGTTACTCCGGATTGGCTTTTTACCTTGGCCCAACACTATGAGCGCACAAATGCCCGTTGTATAAGTGGGCCGGTGTGCCTTTCAACGGATGGTTCCTGGTTTGAGGGAATGCAGGTGGTAGAGTTTGCCAGCCTAATTGGGGTAGGGGGCGCATCTATAGCCGTAGGGAAACCAAATATGTGTAATGGAGCTAATTTGGCCTATGCGCGTGAGGCTTTTCTGGAGGTGCAGGGTTTTACAGGTAACGCGCATTTGGCCTCCGGCGACGATGAGTTTTTAATGCACGAAATAGCGAAGCGTTATGCTGGTAAAGTAAGTTTTTTAAAAGATAAGAGAGCTATTGTTTATACTGCGGCACAAAAATCAGTAACCGCGTTTTTTAACCAACGCATTCGTTGGGCAAGTAAATGGCCTAACTACTCTGAGTGGTCGGTTAAATTTTTGGCTGTATTGGTGTTTGGCGTAAATTTTTTACTTTTTCTGGCTTTTATGGCTTGGCTTGGCGGCGGATTCGGTAATTGGCAAGTGGCGGCATTATTTAGTTGTAAACTAAGTGTAGATGGGATATTCCTTTTGGCGGTGTTGCATTTCCTTAATCGGAAAAGGTATATTATTTACTTGTTACCTCTTCAATTGGTGTACATTCCTTATGTATTGTACACGGCCTTACGCGGGTTACGGGGCACTTACTATTGGAAAGGCCGACAGGTTACAACTTAG